A genomic region of Venturia canescens isolate UGA chromosome 7, ASM1945775v1, whole genome shotgun sequence contains the following coding sequences:
- the LOC122412981 gene encoding uncharacterized protein isoform X2 — MILYNLAVEHGMGPKIRAIEFCPYVTEIMYMNEKLDNDEIAAELEDYMDTNFSTELEDNSAIQVANELLRFYKYCKEGNELIALEELSKLPALQPWIMTSEPMRERHVRASRTENANESDSESDGSNDHKMETMNDDWVEVKTRRKK; from the exons CTTGCTGTGGAACATGGGATGGGACCAAAAATACGTGCGATAGAATTTTGTCCATACGTTACAGAAATAATGTATATGAATG AAAAGTTGGATAACGATGAAATAGCAGCAGAATTGGAAGACTACATGGACACAAATTTTAGTACAGAATTGGAGGACAACAGTGCAATTCAAGTAGCAAACGAATTGCTacgtttttataaatattgcaAGGAGGGAAACGAGTTGATAGCGTTAGAGGAATTATCAAAACTGCCAGCACTTCAACCATGGATTATGACCAGTGAACCAATGAGAGAAAGGCATGTGCGAGCCTCACGAACAGAAAACGCAAATGAATCAGATTCAGAGAGCGATGGATCGAACGACCACAAAATGGAAACAATGAACGATGATTGGGTGGAGGtaaagacaaggagaaaaaaataa